The sequence ATAAATTGATATTACATAATGCTGAACTTCCTGTCTTTATTGCATTTACTTCTTTAAATAGCACAGAGCAGATTGTAGTCAAAAGGTATAATTTCTACTCTTCTTCCTGAGGCAAAAGCAACACTACTCTATAAAGCAAGCCACTTAAAcagaaatgaggataataaataaGAAGAAGCATTAGACATCCCTTCCAATGATACTCATTTCTTCCAAAGACACTAGTCATTTCTTACctatattatctttttctttgcaAGAAATCGAATAGCAGCAAATTTCTCTATCCTGAATAGCAGACAGATTCCTATAAAAAGCAGAATTAAGAGAATAAGTCTGTGCTTTAAAACAAGTGTCACACTTATCACTCTTTTTGCTCAATCTTACTTGTTTTTTTATTACTATactgaagaaattattttactattactAAAATGTTAGAGATTCACTTCTCTGGTAGGCCAAGTTTAAATACCTAAACCATGGCTATGATAATGTAATGATGCTAAACAAAGTAGTGGGCAAAATAGTATAACttagaacaaaatttttttttaaatgccatcaTTCATTCTTCAGACATACATTTTTTCAATTAGCTGTTTCTCATCCAAGGCATTAGGAAGATCTCTCTTGTTTCCAAGTACTAgcacctttaaaaagaaaagatattaagaGCAAActtttatgtaagaaaatgtcaCAGAAGTATATCCTATTCATATCTGCAGATGTTAAAATTAGAATGCTACTACATGCCATAATATTAAAGTGTAACTGGTGACCTATCTCGTTCATTTAATCGTTCAAATTAGCATCTATTTTAACTTCTACCACATAGATGCCCTTAATTCAATATGTGGCTGccaatttctatttaaaatattgtaagTCTCTGATACACATTCTGCTATTTATTAATAAATCTTTACCAAAATGTGAATATGATCTTAACAATCAAGGGTggaggaataatttttttaaccatttttttatcTGTTAGCCATTAATCATGTGACATGTACATAAGCTTTTAAAATTCTGGATCCATCCTACAGAATATCATGtataaatattctaaaacaaTGGATAAATCTGGCGATCAAGATGAATACTGTAGCAATACACCCTTGGATAAATATTGTCCTCTGATTGCTAGATATGCTTTGAAAAGGGAGGAAAGCATGGATGGGCTTCTCAATTACCACTCTGTCTTTCCCAGATATAGCCTTTCTGCCTCACAGAAAGCAAAGAATATGAGTACATACAACGTTATTTAATAACATCCATATTCTCAATCAGTGTTTTCTAGGAACTTGTATCTTTGACCCATCCTAACAAAGTACACATCATGTCTACCTTGTCATAtctacttctttcacttaatacaTCCCCAACCCTGACTCCAGACACTTTGACCAACTCTACTCATAGGCCTGAGACTATTTCACACAAAGGACAAGGAAACAaggacagaggcacagagagccaGGGGCACTGGGAGCTCAGAGGGGAATGTTAAACTACAGGCAGTTGGAGAGCCAAGAGCCAAATCTCAGCACCTTTGGTCAGTTGTCTTCCCTTCCCCAATTCTTACCTCTCTCTAGACTCTTATTTAAGTCACTCCAGCTTCTCAAGCTGGACCTACCTTAGTTCCTAATACTACATCCTGGTCATCTGTGATCAGCTGTCAGGTCTGAGGTTGCCTGGCATCTTAGCCCTCTTCCTACATTTAAGAAATCCCCCACCTTTTGAATCTGCCTCCCAGTAAAGCTACTTGCTTCTGTAGATAATTTCTTTCCCAGCTTTCCTTTCTGCTAGAGCATGGACACATAATCTAGGATCAACCAAAACTCTGGATAGAGAGCCAGTGATTAAAGAAAGCAGGAATAGAGAACCCATTCTGATAGAGAAGGAGCATTAACTAAATGACTTTCCAATCAGAGCAACTGAGTCTAGTGTTCCAAAACTGCAGGTCACCAGACTTATTCCACAGTGTGAGTTTGAATGTGATCCTCACAGCTGCTTAGCTTCCCTTGTTCCAGCCTATTTTCTGAGCCTGGTTATGAACAGCCTTCTTAGAGACTCTGTAAGCTACCCAATATCCTTTCAATGAACTCCTTTCTTAAATCAGCTTTTTATTGCTTGCAACTAAGAATCCTTACAGTGACCAAGATAAGACTGATTTTTACTTATGGTATATAGaaatagtttttaatataaaagaaaaatagtaagcTTTGAAGTCAAGATTCAAAACCTGGCTGTGCAACATACTAATGGCCACGTCATCTTTGAGTGAATAACAACTGTTACAAAGGAGGGATAATACCACCAACCTCAATATGTTGTGAGAATTATTTGATAATATACCTCAAGTATCTGACACTCATGAATGTGTCATGAAGCAAAAGCCTGGTCCTTTTCCAGCATTCCTGAGCTCAGCAAATGGCACCACTTTCCATCTAACTACGTGAGCCAGGAACTAGGAATTATTCTTCATATTTCCCCTTATAATCCATCGCCAAGTCTGGTGGACTGTGTTCCTAAATATCCCCAGAACCTGTTTCCTTCTTACCATCTTGTCTATACCACCCTAATCCCTGGTACTCTAATTTGCCAGGACAACTTCAATGACTTCCTAAAACTGTCCTCCTTATAGTCCCTCTTGTCATTTCAATCCATTCTTAAACTGAAAtcagaataatttaaataataaagctGATCATTGAAAACACAACAATGGCTTCCCTCACAGTCCAGCCTAGCACGGCCTCCTCTAGTGTCCCAGCTGCCGCGTGGCTCACCACACTCTACCCTATCTTCCCCACTCTGCTCTGTGCTCTAGAGAGACTGGCCTCCTCTCAGTGCCCTGCTCCCTTCTACTAAAGGGTCTTTGTCTGGAACTCTTTTTCCCTCTAATCATCATATCCTTCACATGCCTACACATCCCTCACATCTCAGCTTAAGtatcacttccttccttcttccttcaaaCTAGATGAAGTCTCCCCTCTAACTTACAACTTTCATAGCTCCCTGTACCTTTCCTTCGCAGCATGTATCAGAACTGTATTATTCAAGTGATTTCATATCATCTACCTTTCCGACGAAACCAAAAGCTTCATGATGGCAGGGAGCATGTTTCTATTCACTTCTGTTCATCACTATAACCCCAGGACTGAGCACTGCTCCTACCGCATATAGTTTAATAAATAGCTAgttaagaaatgaataaaaagcatAGTACCCAGTATATGgcagatattcagtaaatataaGCCTTCCAGACTTTAAAGCAGAATCCATTTTACTGATTTCAAACATAATTAATATAATcgtataattataattttaataatataattataaatattataatcatATAATGTAAAATAACAAGTACTCCATACTTACTGGAATTCCTTGTAACTGTGGTTTATCTAGAAGATTATGTAGCTCATTTCGAGAGGCTTCTATCTTCTCACGATCTGCAGCATCTAtcatgtaactttaaaaaaaataaagtgatttcAATATGCCTTCTTCATATTCTCTGATGATCACAATTAAGTTTACagatctttaattttcttaagattTACAGTACTGAAATTGTTAATCAAAATAAAGTCCTAAATAAAGAAAAGCTCAGCACccaaaaatactttcaaatagaTTGTTCCTAGGGGCTAAGACATTTGTAAtccttaaatataaaacatttatatccCTTAGCTCTTAACTgcataaacaaaaaacaaaattctcatTCTATGATTAAATTTTTAGTCTCATGTTAATGGGATTACACTAAGAAAATATCTAAGAAACGCTGTTATTgcctaaaataaaaattgagccTTAGAAGTACTAAAAACaacttttttccttgaaatttaaattgactttaaaagaaaagtgcTTACACGATAGCATTGACTCCTCTGCAGTACCGTTCCCACATGCTCCGGAATCGGGGTTGTCCTCCTATGTCCCAAATCTTTAAATCAAGACGGACAATTCTTATTAAAGATTTTTCAAATACTACAATGAAGGAAAAAGtagcagatggaggagagagagatcgGACAGATATGTTCATTTCCACTATGTTACAGCCACACTGCTCCTGAAAGATTTGAGCTCAATCAAGCTCTTAATCTGGAAGTTCTTGGAGCTACTTCTAAATGTGAAGTCCTAATATGTTTACACTAGATCTAGTAAGTTCTGCTTGAgcaaagattttgtttttgtgcAATATTTTCTTTGCCTGTTAACCAATAAATTTCAAGTactgaaaataaatatctttaaaataacacttttaGAATCTACAGAATCATGCATTACAGCCAGATTTGAAtgtcaagacagaaaacaacGGTTCATTCAGAATCTATTAAAATTTAGTCGTCTGATGGGGTATACATTAATGCCTGACCATTTTTAATTGCTGTGTATTCTAACATAGCCAACATTCCTTAGGTTTTTTCcttacataaaattattttatccataTGAAAGCCACTACTCACAATTATTCCATTATTATGCCTACTCTGCAGGGTACTATTCTGGGCACTGGGCTACATAAGAGTCTTAAGTTATGGTATTTATCTTCAAGAGGCTTCCAATTTAGCTACAGACACCAGcaacataaataaaaacacatatacaTGAAAAATTAGGAGCTTTATTAGATGAACTATAGAAAGAATTTAGTAAACAGCTTCTGTGAGCCACAAGAATTGGGTGAAGTGGCCATAAGGGCTCAGGCTATAGAAGTAAACTCCCACGAACTAGTGAACCAAAAACTCCTAACATATGGCCCCTAAACAACAGTCCAACAGGCCACAAGTTAAACCTGTCAAACtcattccaaaaacaaaattatcttcAACTAgctaattttttcatattttatagttttaattttaggGCTTAGTAGTAAAGAAAGGGAAAACTGGGTTAATATATTTGCTACCACAAATATAATACTAAATTACCAATATTATAAGTAAATTATCTTTCagtataaaatgttatttatgaaaTAACATAATACCACACTCTGAGGATGGGATTTTTATTTCCTAGGAACATCTAAATCCCAAATATACTTCTGCTAACCCATATACTAAGTTTTTAATAGGCACTTAACAACACTTCAACTCTTATACATTTTgatctattagaaaaaaaaaaactgatttacATTCTTTTGGAACATGCCCATTCATTAGCTAAGAACTGCAAATACTCAtgtaaaagacaaagaaacaaacagaaaaattccTAGCTGGATGTGCTAACAATTTAAATCGAGTTTGGCAAGAAGATGACGTACCTTTATTGTGACGTTACCTTTAGTTACTTTTCTCATGTTGAAGCCCACTGTGGGTATCATATCTTCACTGAATTGACCTgactgaaaagaaaacatttgaagtTAGActaatcaatatttattaagaCATATAACACTGCATAACCTTCTGGCATCAACGCTGCTACTGTATGTATCTTAGTAAATAACTAATTTTTCAGTGATGGTAACAATCTGCCTTAAGAAAACATTCCTTATAGCCATTATTCTTGAAGAGGTGAGTTACTTTGTTCACATAAAGACTTAGTCtcccattaaaaaaagatatttttgaaactAAGGTAACTTTTTACATATTCCCTtaagtttaaaagaagaaatagtgtACATTACACCTACATATGAAAACTTGTTAATTCCCCCACctatacatatattttcacaaagtgaagaaaatcagaagtaaaacttcaaagttttccatttttagtCTTTAAATTTTAACAATAACTGTTAAAATGAATTAACAATAACTGTTTAACAATTTTAACAATTACTGTTAAACTGAATTTAACTGTTAAAATTCACTGCTAAATGGCTTTTCCgagtttttcttttaacaagaCTTAGAAAATGTTCTGTCACATGGAAGGTCTTCCTTTTATGTAATCAATTCTGTTCTTTTTAGTTTATGACCTTCCTGACACAAAACTAAAATACCTTCTAATAGTATTTGTATgactttttcaaatt is a genomic window of Equus asinus isolate D_3611 breed Donkey chromosome 21, EquAss-T2T_v2, whole genome shotgun sequence containing:
- the ARL8B gene encoding ADP-ribosylation factor-like protein 8B, whose product is MLALISRLLDWFRSLFWKEEMELTLVGLQYSGKTTFVNVIASGQFSEDMIPTVGFNMRKVTKGNVTIKIWDIGGQPRFRSMWERYCRGVNAIVYMIDAADREKIEASRNELHNLLDKPQLQGIPVLVLGNKRDLPNALDEKQLIEKMNLSAIQDREICCYSISCKEKDNIDITLQWLIQHSKSRRS